A genomic window from Methanovulcanius yangii includes:
- the ileS gene encoding isoleucine--tRNA ligase yields MKEVTSSYQAEDVESAVRTFWNEEDIYRKVKEMHAADPDYFFVDGPPYTTGHIHLGTAWNKIIKDSMLRFERMQGQNVIDRAGYDMHGLPIEVRVEHELGFTSKKDIEAYGIASFIEQCKEFAITHKDIMSEQFKNLGVWMDFDNPYQTITPDYVEAAWWTLKRAEEKGLLERGYRVVNLCPRCETAIADSEVEYWDEEDPSIFVKFPVQGRDNEYLVIWTTTPWTLPANVAVAVDVDFVYARVRAVKDGREEILWIGEPLVEDVLRKGRYQDFSVLQTATGADLVGTTYDSPLVNVVPMQKEIAHRVVAADFVTMENTGLVHMAPGHGWDDYVVGQREGLASVCPVDHSGTYTEDAGIFAGMFVKDADEAVMEALGDHLLARTTIVHRYGHCWRCKTPIIMISTEQWFLAIPAIKEKLLEEITKVEWKPDWAGSARFHDFVADARDWCISRQRYWGIPIPVWQCPSCDARRVFGTVAELNEAAGSDLTDPHRPYVDTITVPCACGGEMRRVEDIFDVWFDSAMASWATLGFPRKTEAFERLWPASFITEGQDQTRGWFYSQLGASTIAFDRAPYKKVLMHGFALDAEGRKMSKSFGNVVTPEEVIAKVGVDVLRLYVLSASAPWDDLKFNWEGVRTTNRTVNILWNVYRFPLPYMILDGFTPMTGADGVWNAEYVAEHLAEMPDEDRWIISRVNSMARTVTNAIPEGMLHKATREILTTILEDISRWYVQLVRQRMWLEEDAVEKVQAYETMYYVMRRLCTVLAPFAPHLTDHIYDNLRTGDDPQSVHMLPWFAGEDALVDTDLETEMDVIRSFDDAVATARQEGGRKLRWPVGEVTVLTDDDAVAAAIGTMNALACQRANARGVTVVTGAWEKMGWAAAANMRAIGPEFGKEGPKVKAAIEAADAAALRSALLSEGSADVGGFTISTNHVEFSEKLPGGVFAAPMNAATVCVDVTLTDALEAEGYAREVIRRIQEMRRQMDLNVEDFINAAVVIGDARVQGLLAGWENEIAGEVRATAFAIADYAGEGDLVQDWDIEGIPVTIALSRAEE; encoded by the coding sequence GTGAAAGAGGTCACGAGCAGTTATCAGGCAGAGGATGTGGAGTCCGCGGTCCGCACCTTCTGGAATGAGGAAGATATCTATCGCAAAGTCAAAGAGATGCATGCCGCCGACCCGGACTATTTCTTCGTGGACGGCCCCCCCTATACGACCGGGCATATACACCTCGGCACGGCATGGAACAAGATCATCAAGGACTCGATGCTCCGTTTCGAGCGGATGCAGGGCCAGAACGTCATCGACCGTGCAGGATACGACATGCACGGACTGCCCATCGAGGTGCGGGTGGAGCACGAACTGGGCTTCACCTCTAAAAAGGATATCGAGGCGTACGGGATTGCCTCATTCATCGAGCAGTGCAAGGAGTTTGCCATCACCCACAAGGACATCATGTCCGAACAGTTCAAAAACCTCGGGGTCTGGATGGACTTTGACAACCCGTACCAGACCATCACCCCCGACTATGTCGAAGCGGCGTGGTGGACCCTGAAGCGGGCCGAGGAGAAAGGCCTCCTCGAACGGGGGTACCGGGTCGTCAACCTCTGCCCCCGCTGTGAGACCGCGATCGCGGACTCCGAGGTGGAATACTGGGACGAAGAGGACCCCTCGATCTTCGTGAAATTTCCCGTACAGGGCCGTGACAATGAATACCTCGTCATATGGACGACCACGCCCTGGACACTTCCCGCCAACGTCGCTGTCGCGGTCGATGTGGACTTTGTCTATGCCCGGGTCCGTGCGGTCAAGGACGGCAGGGAGGAGATCCTCTGGATCGGCGAACCCCTCGTGGAGGATGTCCTCCGGAAAGGGCGCTACCAGGACTTTTCCGTGCTGCAGACCGCCACCGGGGCCGACCTTGTCGGGACGACCTATGACTCACCCCTCGTAAATGTCGTCCCGATGCAAAAGGAGATCGCCCACCGCGTCGTTGCGGCGGACTTCGTGACCATGGAAAACACCGGGCTCGTGCACATGGCACCGGGCCACGGGTGGGACGACTACGTCGTCGGCCAGCGCGAGGGACTCGCCTCCGTCTGCCCCGTCGACCACTCGGGAACCTATACGGAAGATGCGGGCATCTTTGCCGGCATGTTCGTCAAGGACGCCGACGAGGCCGTCATGGAGGCCCTCGGCGACCATCTTCTTGCACGGACCACCATCGTCCACCGGTACGGCCACTGCTGGCGATGCAAGACTCCCATCATCATGATCTCCACCGAGCAGTGGTTCCTCGCCATCCCGGCAATCAAGGAGAAGCTCCTCGAGGAGATTACAAAGGTCGAGTGGAAACCCGACTGGGCGGGGTCGGCACGGTTCCACGACTTCGTCGCCGATGCCCGCGACTGGTGCATCTCCCGGCAGCGGTACTGGGGCATCCCCATACCGGTCTGGCAATGCCCGTCCTGCGATGCACGCCGGGTCTTCGGCACCGTCGCCGAACTCAACGAGGCGGCGGGTTCGGACCTGACCGACCCGCACCGCCCCTACGTCGATACGATCACCGTTCCCTGCGCCTGCGGCGGCGAAATGCGCCGTGTGGAGGACATCTTCGATGTCTGGTTTGACTCTGCGATGGCCTCCTGGGCAACCCTCGGGTTCCCCCGGAAAACTGAGGCCTTCGAACGCCTCTGGCCGGCATCGTTCATCACCGAGGGGCAGGACCAGACCCGCGGTTGGTTCTACTCACAGCTCGGCGCCTCGACGATCGCATTTGACCGGGCACCCTACAAGAAGGTGCTCATGCACGGCTTCGCACTCGACGCCGAAGGGCGCAAGATGTCCAAATCCTTCGGCAATGTCGTCACCCCCGAAGAGGTCATCGCAAAGGTGGGCGTCGACGTCCTGCGCCTGTACGTCCTCTCCGCAAGCGCTCCATGGGACGACCTGAAGTTTAACTGGGAGGGCGTGCGCACCACCAACCGGACGGTCAACATCCTCTGGAACGTCTACCGTTTCCCACTCCCCTATATGATCCTCGACGGGTTTACCCCCATGACCGGGGCGGACGGGGTCTGGAACGCCGAATATGTTGCTGAACACCTCGCTGAGATGCCGGACGAGGACCGCTGGATCATCTCCCGTGTCAACAGTATGGCCCGAACAGTGACGAACGCCATTCCCGAGGGGATGCTGCACAAGGCCACCCGTGAAATCCTGACAACCATCCTCGAGGACATCTCCCGCTGGTATGTCCAGCTCGTCCGGCAGCGGATGTGGCTCGAGGAGGATGCCGTGGAGAAGGTGCAGGCATATGAGACGATGTACTATGTGATGCGCCGTCTTTGCACTGTCCTTGCCCCCTTTGCCCCCCACCTGACCGATCATATCTACGACAACCTCCGTACCGGTGACGACCCGCAGAGCGTCCACATGCTCCCGTGGTTTGCAGGGGAGGATGCACTGGTTGACACGGACCTCGAGACGGAGATGGACGTCATCCGGTCCTTCGACGACGCGGTGGCAACCGCACGCCAGGAAGGCGGACGAAAACTCCGCTGGCCGGTGGGCGAGGTCACCGTCCTCACAGACGATGACGCGGTGGCAGCCGCCATCGGAACAATGAACGCTCTTGCCTGCCAGCGTGCCAACGCCCGTGGCGTGACCGTCGTTACCGGCGCATGGGAGAAGATGGGCTGGGCGGCAGCGGCGAACATGCGTGCCATCGGCCCGGAGTTCGGCAAGGAAGGACCGAAGGTGAAGGCGGCAATCGAAGCGGCCGATGCGGCCGCCCTGAGAAGCGCCCTTCTCTCCGAAGGAAGTGCCGATGTCGGCGGCTTCACCATCTCGACAAACCACGTGGAGTTCTCGGAGAAACTTCCCGGAGGGGTCTTTGCCGCCCCCATGAATGCCGCGACGGTCTGCGTCGATGTGACCCTCACCGACGCGCTCGAGGCCGAAGGCTACGCCCGGGAAGTGATCCGCCGTATCCAGGAGATGCGCCGCCAGATGGACCTGAACGTCGAGGACTTTATCAATGCGGCCGTCGTCATCGGAGACGCACGGGTGCAGGGCCTCCTTGCCGGCTGGGAGAATGAGATTGCAGGCGAGGTCCGGGCAACGGCCTTCGCCATTGCGGATTACGCCGGCGAGGGCGACCTCGTGCAGGACTGGGATATCGAAGGTATCCCGGTCACCATCGCCCTTTCACGCGCGGAAGAGTGA
- a CDS encoding tRNA(His) guanylyltransferase Thg1 family protein, whose amino-acid sequence MSASVMEEREIFKNLTIFAPLIVRLDGRAFHRLTRDLGLKKPYDERFCHAMADVCRALIEDSGLEPAFAYTFSDEISLCFLQAPFRGRVEKIDSVCAGFAASALTLALGVSSPLSFDARIIPVDEAAACAYFDLRQREAWRNHINAYCQQALIDGGMTSRQAARELKGMKAPGMHDFMFERGVNLARTPSWQRRGVIVRRVPVIKKGFNPVSGEHVEAERRVVRTDADLPLFSTPEGAAYIRSLFRA is encoded by the coding sequence TTGAGCGCTTCTGTCATGGAAGAAAGAGAGATATTTAAAAATCTGACAATATTTGCCCCTCTCATCGTACGTCTCGACGGACGGGCGTTCCACCGCCTGACCCGGGACCTGGGCCTGAAAAAACCATATGACGAGAGGTTTTGCCATGCAATGGCTGACGTCTGCAGGGCGCTGATCGAGGATTCCGGTCTCGAACCCGCCTTTGCATATACCTTCTCGGACGAAATCTCGCTCTGCTTCCTGCAGGCACCATTCAGGGGCCGGGTGGAGAAGATTGATTCCGTCTGCGCGGGGTTTGCCGCAAGTGCCCTGACTCTTGCCCTCGGTGTCTCCTCGCCGCTCTCTTTCGACGCCCGTATCATCCCGGTCGACGAAGCGGCCGCATGTGCCTACTTTGACCTGCGCCAGCGTGAGGCATGGCGCAACCACATCAACGCCTACTGCCAGCAGGCTCTCATCGACGGGGGGATGACCTCCCGGCAGGCGGCGCGGGAGCTGAAGGGCATGAAGGCACCCGGCATGCACGATTTTATGTTCGAGCGGGGGGTCAATCTTGCAAGGACGCCGTCGTGGCAGCGTCGCGGTGTCATTGTCCGGCGGGTGCCGGTCATAAAAAAAGGATTCAATCCTGTCTCCGGGGAGCACGTGGAGGCCGAACGGAGGGTGGTCAGGACCGATGCAGACCTGCCCCTCTTCTCCACCCCGGAAGGGGCGGCCTATATTCGTTCACTCTTCCGCGCGTGA
- a CDS encoding PRC-barrel domain-containing protein, which translates to MKSAITEMFGMHVYTDKAVYVGDVDDVVINVDGKKIESLAVSKLNPELIELKNFKGIKIPYRIILAVGDVVIIRHLVGSLEKKED; encoded by the coding sequence ATGAAGAGCGCAATAACGGAAATGTTCGGGATGCACGTCTATACCGATAAAGCGGTGTATGTCGGTGATGTGGACGATGTGGTCATCAATGTCGACGGGAAAAAGATCGAGTCCCTGGCCGTCTCGAAGCTGAATCCCGAACTCATTGAACTGAAAAATTTCAAGGGAATCAAGATCCCCTACCGCATCATACTTGCGGTCGGTGATGTGGTCATCATCCGCCATCTCGTCGGTTCGCTCGAGAAAAAGGAGGATTAA
- a CDS encoding CBS domain-containing protein — translation MDSSIQIGTISGIPIRIHFTFFLIIPIFAFIIGTQIDLTVALVEQVFGLTEPISTEYITTGVMPYVLGAILSFLLFTGVFLHELAHSWVALRKGMKVGSITLFILGGASEIEDEISPNPRDELPMAIAGPLMSLFLGIVSEGVAYASLLFIPNDALAGLFFYIFGYLGILNIILFVFNLLPAFPMDGGRVLRAILAFWLPIDRATKIAAEIGRIVAIIFGIIGILSFNLVLILIAVFIYLGAGQEAAMVRYNLLLKGLYVKDAMTSPVKVISPDMPIHEVLALMQSTRHLGFPVVERGALVGMVTLQDIHTAPQIDREALQARDIMTREVVTVAPDSGLYEALRILAPNTFGRIPVVRDGEVVGIVTRSDILKIMELQEVRVTTT, via the coding sequence ATGGACAGTTCCATTCAGATCGGGACGATCAGCGGCATCCCGATCCGCATACATTTCACCTTTTTTCTGATCATCCCGATCTTCGCCTTCATAATCGGGACGCAGATCGACCTCACGGTCGCCCTCGTCGAACAGGTTTTCGGCCTCACCGAGCCGATCAGCACCGAATACATCACTACAGGAGTTATGCCCTATGTATTGGGAGCCATTCTTTCGTTTCTTCTCTTTACGGGCGTATTCCTCCATGAACTCGCCCATTCATGGGTCGCCCTGAGGAAAGGGATGAAGGTCGGGTCCATCACCCTCTTCATTCTCGGGGGCGCATCCGAGATCGAGGACGAGATCTCCCCCAACCCGCGTGACGAACTGCCGATGGCAATCGCAGGCCCCCTCATGAGCCTCTTTCTTGGCATAGTCTCCGAAGGTGTCGCATACGCAAGCCTTCTCTTTATCCCGAACGATGCGCTTGCCGGTCTCTTCTTCTATATCTTCGGGTATCTCGGCATCCTCAACATCATCCTCTTCGTCTTCAACCTTCTGCCGGCATTTCCCATGGACGGCGGGCGTGTCCTCAGGGCCATCCTCGCATTCTGGCTTCCCATCGACAGGGCAACAAAGATCGCCGCTGAAATCGGGCGTATCGTCGCGATCATCTTCGGGATCATCGGCATCCTCTCCTTCAACCTTGTTCTGATCCTGATCGCGGTCTTCATCTATCTCGGGGCAGGGCAGGAAGCGGCGATGGTGCGCTACAACCTCCTCCTCAAGGGCTTGTATGTGAAGGATGCGATGACCTCTCCGGTGAAGGTCATCTCCCCCGATATGCCCATCCACGAGGTGCTTGCCCTTATGCAGTCGACGCGGCATCTCGGGTTCCCCGTTGTCGAGCGGGGGGCACTCGTCGGCATGGTTACCCTGCAGGACATCCACACTGCCCCCCAGATCGACAGGGAGGCCCTCCAGGCCCGCGATATCATGACACGCGAGGTGGTGACGGTCGCCCCCGACAGCGGCCTCTACGAGGCGCTCAGGATACTTGCGCCAAACACCTTCGGCAGGATACCTGTCGTCCGGGACGGCGAGGTGGTGGGCATCGTCACCCGGTCGGACATTCTCAAAATAATGGAACTGCAGGAAGTCAGGGTCACAACCACCTGA